One genomic segment of Hippoglossus hippoglossus isolate fHipHip1 chromosome 22, fHipHip1.pri, whole genome shotgun sequence includes these proteins:
- the LOC117756269 gene encoding histone H2B-like: protein MPEPAKPAPKKGSKKAVAKAPGKGGKKRRKSRKESYAIYVYKVLKQVHPDTGISSKAMGIMNCFVSDIFERIAGEASRLVHYNKRSTITSREIQTAVRLLLPGELAKHAVSEGTKAVTKYTSSK, encoded by the coding sequence ATGCCTGAACCAGCGAAGCCTGCGCCCAAGAAGGGCTCCAAGAAAGCGGTGGCGAAGGCCCCCGGTAAGGgcggaaagaagaggagaaagtccaggAAGGAGAGCTACGCCATCTACGTGTACAAGGTGCTGAAGCAGGTCCACCCCGACACTGGGATCTCCTCCAAGGCCATGGGCATCATGAACTGCTTCGTGAGCGACATCTTCGAGCGCATCGCCGGTGAGGCCTCTCGTCTGGTTCATTACAACAAGCgctccaccatcacctccagggAGATTCAGACCGccgtccgcctgctgctgcccggGGAGCTGGCTAAACACGCCGTGTCTGAGGGCACCAAGGCCGTGACCAAGTACACCAGCTCCAAGTAA
- the LOC117756550 gene encoding palmitoyltransferase ZDHHC23-like, whose translation MKWEKLKPPESDDPMCCCECDIYQYGCCCDCEDLDEAFNRWLRHKPPHSGCHSLVLGALIDNLEISMIPGLVLLPLLLRAAALHYLLGIIILTALPSLVLWYYYATHRKRRRTLFFLTLALFSLAYMYYLFITEILPRGDVSHLQLCTVTAGMILTIGSLIQTKRGPGFHTTSYHSQSEEVNKDSTHLNGSIQSAASSSSPPALTEKWSRCSVCKTMRPLRAGHCRTCGSCVKHLDHHCVCHMAVYTGSPFRHAGSGGK comes from the exons atgaaatgggagaagttaaagcctccggagtcagatgatcccatgtgctgctgcgagtgtgatatctaccagtacggatgctgctgtgactgtgaagatctggacgaggcctttaacag GTGGCTGAGACACAAACCCCCTCACAGCGGATGTCACTCTCTTGTTCTCGGGGCCCTGATTGACAACCTGGAGATCTCCATGATCCCGGgcctggtgctgctgcctctgctgctccgggCCGCAGCGCTGCACTACCTGCTGGGCATCATCATCCTGACAGCTCTGCCCAGCCTGGTCCTCTGGTACTACTACGCCACGCACCGCAAGAGGAGAcgcaccctcttcttccttaCTCTGGCGCTGTTCTCTCTGGCCTACATGTattacctcttcatcacagagattcTACCGCGTGGGGACGTCAGccatctgcagctgtgcactgtgACTGCTGGCATGATCCTCACCATCGGATCTCTTATTCAAACCAAGAGAGGCCCAGGGTTTCACACCACCTCCTATCACAGCCAGAGTGAGGAGGTTAACAAGGACTCTACACATCTTAATGGATCCATCCAAtcagcggcctcctcctcctctcctcctgccctgacagaaaagtggagcagatgctctgtgtgcaaaacaatgcGACCCCTGCGGGCCGGACACTGTCGAACCTGTGGATCCTGCGTCAAGCATCTGGACCACCACTGTGTCTG CCACATGGCTGTTTACACAGGAAGCCCATTTCGCCACGCCGGTTcagggggtaaatga